Genomic segment of Streptomyces sp. NBC_00654:
ACGGGCCGCTCAGGACCACGATCTGAGCTGGCTCCAGCGGCGGCCCGCCGACTCGCAGGAGCCGGGCGTCACCGCCCGGCTGCACGAGGGGCTGCCCGAGCGGACGCTGTTCGTGTCCCGTCCCGGTGAGGACGGCCGGGTCCATGTCGTCGTGCACAACGGCGAGCCCAGGGAGTGGCGTCTGGCGCCCGGTGACCATGAGCAGGTCCGGCACGACGGCTATGAACTGACCGTCCGCTACACGGTGGGCAGCGAACCGGCCAACGTGGTGATCGGCATCGCTTCGGTGCCGGAGCCCGCGAACCGGCGGGTGATCTCCCTCGACTCGGTCCAGGACTCGGTCACGGTCGGCAGCTGGATCGCGATCGAGCGCCCCCGCAAGGGGGCCGAGGGGCCGGACGGCATCCCGGGCGACCCGGACCTCCGGTCCGTGACCACCCGGGTCACCGCCGTACGCACCGCCGTGTACACCGACTTCGGCATCACGGGCCGCGGTACGGAGCTGACGCTGGCCGATCCCTGGCTCGACGAGCACGATGTGCTGCTGTCCACGATCCGCGACACGGCCGTGCACGCGGGCGGTCAGCCACTGCGGCTCGCCGAGGAACCGCTCGGCGAGGACGTGCACGGCAACGAGCTGGAGCTGGCCGAGCTGTACGACGGACTGCGTCCGGGGCGGCAGCTGATCGTGTCCGGGGAGCGCACGGACGTACCCGCCGTGCCCGGCACCGAACTGGTGACGGTCGCGGAGGCCGAGCAGGTGCTGGACCCGCTGGTGCCCGGCGACCATGTGCACACCCGGCTGACGCTGACGACGGATCTGGTCCACCGCTACCGGCGCGCCACCGTGCGCGTCCGGGGCAATGTGGTGGCGGCCACCCATGGCGAGAGCCGGGAGGAGCCGATCGGCAGCGGGGACGCGGACCGGGCCAACCAGACGTTCGCGCTGTGGCAGTCGCCGCTGACCTGGCTGCCCGCCGACAATCCGCTGGGGGCCGTCCCGGCCCTCGAAGTGCGGGTGGACGGGCTGCTGTGGCACGAGGTGGACAGCCTCGCCGGGCGGGGACCGCGCGAGCGCGTCTACGTCGGCGGGGTGTCGGGCGGCCGGACGACGGTGACCTTCGGCGACGGGGTGCACGGGGCCCGGCTGCCCACCGGCCACGAGAACGTCCGGGCCCGCTACCGCTTCGGGACCGGCCGGGCCGCCAACGTCCGGGCGGACCGGATCACCCAGGCGGTCACCCGGCCGCTGGGCGTCACCGGGGTCACCAATCCGCAGCCCGCGACGGGCGGCGCGGACGCGGACGGCCCCGCCCTGACCCGGTCCACGGTCCCGCTCGCCGTGTCGGCGCTGGACCGGCTGGTGTCGGTCGCCGACTACGAGGACTTCGCCCGCTCCCGGGCCGGGATCGGCCGGGCGGCGGCGCGCGAGGTCTTCGACGGCAGGCGGCGGCTGCTGCACGTGACGGTCGCCGGGGTGGCGGACATCCCGGTCGCCGAGGACTCCGACGTGCTCACCGCGCTGCGCTCCTCGCTCGCCCGGTACGGCGACTCCCGGCTGCCGGTGCGGGTACAGGTGCGCGAACCGGTCCTGCTGCTCCTCGCGGCGAAGGTGAAGGTGGCCCGCGACCACAGCTGGCAGCTGGTCGAACCCCGGCTGCGCCAGGCCCTGCTGGCCCGGTTCGGCCCCGCCCGGCGCGAGCTGGGCAGCCCCGCGCATCTGTCGGACGTGCTGGCCACGGCCCACTCGGTGCCCGGCGTCGGCCATGTGGACGTGGACGTCTTCGGCGGGGTGCCCGCGTCCTTCACCCCCGAGGACCTGCCCGCGCTCACCGAGTCCCTGGCCGAGCCGCGGCGCACGGTCGCGGCGCGGCTCGCGGCCTACGACGAGGACGTGCACCGGGTCACCGCGCCGGAGGGCGAGACGCTCACCTCCGTCGCCGCCCGGTACGGCATCGGCCTCGATGAACTGCTCCGCCTCAACCCGGACATCACCGACACCCGGCCGCTCGCGAAGGGCCGCGCGGTGTTCGTCTTCCGCGGCATCCGGCCCGCGCAGCTGGTCCTGCTGTCACCGGACGTCCCGGACACGCTGATCCTGACGGAGGTCACCGCATGAACACCCAGGAAGGGAGCGCCGCATGAGCAGGGAACCGGACGGACTCGCGGAGCTGCTCCCGCAGTGGCACCGGCTGCGGGACGCCGAGGGCGGTGAGCCGCTGCGCGCACTGCTCGCGGTGATCGCCGAGCAGGCGGACCGGGTGCGCGACGGGGTCGAGCAGAGCTATGAGGACCTCTTCGTGGAGACGGCCGCGCCCTGGGTGCTGCCGTACCTCGGCGACCTGGTGGGCTACCGGCCGCTGCCCGGCTACGAGCGGGTCCAGGCCGCCGGGCTCGGCGGCGCGCGGGGCGGACCGGGCGACGGCGAGGCCCGTACCCGGCTCGCCGAGGCGCTCGCGCCGCGCCGCGATGTCGCCTCGACGGTCGCCAACCGCCGCCGCAAGGGCACCCTCGCACTGCTGGAGGAGCTGGCGCAGGAGGTGGCCGGGTGGCCGTCCAGGGCGGTGGAGCTCTCCCGGCTGGTCTCCCAGCAGCAGCCGGTGAAGCTGTACGGGACGGGGGCGCCGTCCGCCGATGTACGCAGGCTGTCCCGGGGCCGGCTGGCCGATGTCCGCCGGGGTGGCCAACTGGACCTGGCGGGCGGCCCGTTCGACGAGATGGCCAGGTCGGCCG
This window contains:
- a CDS encoding putative baseplate assembly protein, with amino-acid sequence MSGAHDCGCGCGGHDERRAPAPLYNPPGRTALDYRVGEYGSFLAAMKDRLASPAYPALRGLTVRTPDDPAVGLLDSWAVVGDLLTFHSERIVDEAYLRTANEYRSLALLGRLVGHRPRPGIAADTHLAYTLDRDPRDADVEVVIPRGARSNSVPLTSEDESQVFETSADLTARASWNELAVRRRRPSLLTEEDLTGRSEIQVAGTTTGLTAGDRLLFVFKGQQGGPDGQEPGKRLIRTVARLRVDREEDVTGIGLQQSAPPTLAELVDLLREWITEDERAVEDGEPTPDNPNPRPVSRYIEEFDAQVLAPLRADLDTIASPARLAARLAGPHERLAEAQAVARAHEDVAAWFEQLEAMVGEVIAQAADLEPSRPAPEALRRALPAAPAALRALGAVLPALRDGVVRPGSHAGSHAGSRAAGRAGSPGSGADRLAAPGPDLGARLLAALDPRIADGMYPAWRQSAPTAPALLHEVQALRVTTSPFGAMAPLRPVQDARGRVIRQADWPLTGSALTTMRVVFDTAGRVPVRAEFQYTETGSSVQQSENLQAETTFELGPGRVTVTARAAQDHDLSWLQRRPADSQEPGVTARLHEGLPERTLFVSRPGEDGRVHVVVHNGEPREWRLAPGDHEQVRHDGYELTVRYTVGSEPANVVIGIASVPEPANRRVISLDSVQDSVTVGSWIAIERPRKGAEGPDGIPGDPDLRSVTTRVTAVRTAVYTDFGITGRGTELTLADPWLDEHDVLLSTIRDTAVHAGGQPLRLAEEPLGEDVHGNELELAELYDGLRPGRQLIVSGERTDVPAVPGTELVTVAEAEQVLDPLVPGDHVHTRLTLTTDLVHRYRRATVRVRGNVVAATHGESREEPIGSGDADRANQTFALWQSPLTWLPADNPLGAVPALEVRVDGLLWHEVDSLAGRGPRERVYVGGVSGGRTTVTFGDGVHGARLPTGHENVRARYRFGTGRAANVRADRITQAVTRPLGVTGVTNPQPATGGADADGPALTRSTVPLAVSALDRLVSVADYEDFARSRAGIGRAAAREVFDGRRRLLHVTVAGVADIPVAEDSDVLTALRSSLARYGDSRLPVRVQVREPVLLLLAAKVKVARDHSWQLVEPRLRQALLARFGPARRELGSPAHLSDVLATAHSVPGVGHVDVDVFGGVPASFTPEDLPALTESLAEPRRTVAARLAAYDEDVHRVTAPEGETLTSVAARYGIGLDELLRLNPDITDTRPLAKGRAVFVFRGIRPAQLVLLSPDVPDTLILTEVTA